In the Solibacillus sp. FSL K6-1523 genome, one interval contains:
- a CDS encoding CaiB/BaiF CoA transferase family protein has protein sequence MHSLEGIKVLDLSRTLAGPFCTMLLGDQGAEVIKIEQPIVGDEARRFTPPTLDGESSYYLSANRNKKSVTVDLKSEEGKQIIYKLAKEADILVENFRTGTLEELGFGYETLKEINPRLIYCSISGFGRTGPESKRAGYDLLLQGYGGLMSITGEEDGPPVKAGMSIVDLTTGMFAVYGILSALFHAQRTGEGQFVDVSLLDGQITLLNYIATSFWATGKNPGRMGSSHPTIAPYQSFEAKDMTIILAVANDSLWQKMCDVLEWQDMKDDFRFAKNIDRVTNREALIDILSKRIATIESEELFTKLDAVGVPCGPIHTIEQVLNHPQVLARDMILEIEHPTVNGLKVPGFPVKFSDTPSSLRHHPPLLGEHTDNVLSQLGYTELEINELRERGAI, from the coding sequence ATGCATTCATTAGAAGGAATAAAAGTTTTAGACTTATCAAGAACGCTAGCTGGTCCTTTTTGCACAATGCTTTTAGGAGACCAAGGAGCCGAAGTAATTAAGATTGAACAGCCAATTGTAGGGGACGAAGCAAGACGCTTTACACCGCCCACTTTGGACGGGGAAAGCAGTTATTACTTGTCTGCCAATCGAAATAAAAAAAGTGTGACCGTTGATTTGAAAAGCGAGGAAGGAAAACAAATTATTTATAAACTCGCAAAAGAAGCAGATATTTTAGTAGAAAATTTTCGTACGGGCACACTTGAAGAACTTGGATTTGGTTATGAAACGTTAAAAGAAATCAATCCACGTTTAATTTATTGCTCGATTTCGGGATTTGGGAGAACTGGTCCGGAAAGTAAGCGAGCGGGCTATGATTTATTGCTACAAGGTTACGGTGGTTTAATGAGCATCACTGGTGAAGAAGATGGTCCACCCGTGAAGGCGGGGATGTCGATTGTTGATTTAACAACCGGAATGTTTGCTGTATATGGTATTTTAAGTGCATTATTTCATGCGCAAAGAACAGGAGAAGGACAATTTGTTGATGTCAGTTTACTCGATGGACAAATCACCCTTTTAAACTATATTGCGACCAGTTTTTGGGCTACAGGAAAAAATCCAGGTAGAATGGGATCCTCTCATCCGACGATTGCACCCTATCAATCATTTGAAGCCAAAGATATGACAATCATTTTAGCTGTCGCAAATGATAGTCTATGGCAGAAAATGTGCGATGTTCTGGAGTGGCAGGATATGAAAGACGATTTTCGCTTTGCTAAAAACATCGATCGTGTTACGAATCGAGAGGCTTTAATAGATATTCTTTCAAAACGAATCGCTACTATTGAAAGTGAAGAATTATTTACAAAATTAGATGCCGTGGGTGTTCCTTGTGGTCCTATTCATACGATTGAACAAGTATTAAATCACCCTCAAGTACTAGCAAGAGATATGATTCTCGAAATCGAGCATCCGACTGTTAACGGACTTAAAGTGCCAGGTTTTCCAGTCAAGTTTTCTGATACCCCATCATCGCTACGACATCATCCACCTCTTTTAGGAGAGCATACAGATAACGTTTTATCACAATTAGGCTATACAGAACTGGAAATCAACGAATTAAGAGAACGAGGGGCGATTTGA
- a CDS encoding thiolase family protein, producing MKHAVIIDSVRTAVGRMGETLKNVEVDHLAAKVLDEITVRTQIEKSMVDEVILGQAKQSTDSPNLARLALLRAEFPIEVPGYTVHRQCGSGIQAMNSGAQQIMCGLADIIIAGGAESMSTAPYYLRNARYGFQVGNAEILDSNTESQPRAQPIETYGHLTMGMTAENLAVKYSISRTEQDEFALRSQENAKRAIDSGYFLDQIVPFEVKTKKEIIEFKVDEHPRETSMEKLSKLQPVFKKNGTVTAGNTSGRNDGAGVVLLMSEDAAARHGKKPKARIIAQAAAGVSPEIMGIGPAPSTRKALQQAGLSLNDIGLIELNEAFAAQALAVIKELDLNMDRVNVNGGAIALGHPLGGTGGVLMTKLLHEMERRGEKYGLVTFCIGGGLGITTIVENLQV from the coding sequence ATGAAACATGCTGTGATTATCGATTCAGTTCGTACTGCGGTTGGCAGAATGGGTGAAACATTAAAAAATGTTGAGGTGGATCATTTAGCTGCTAAAGTTCTCGATGAAATTACGGTTCGTACTCAAATAGAAAAAAGTATGGTGGATGAGGTGATTTTGGGACAGGCAAAACAAAGCACGGATTCTCCTAACTTAGCTCGATTAGCATTGCTTCGTGCGGAATTTCCAATTGAAGTGCCAGGCTATACAGTGCACCGTCAATGCGGCTCGGGCATTCAAGCGATGAATAGTGGTGCACAACAAATTATGTGTGGATTAGCGGATATTATTATTGCTGGTGGTGCAGAAAGTATGAGTACAGCACCTTATTATTTAAGAAATGCTCGTTACGGGTTTCAAGTAGGGAATGCTGAAATTTTAGATTCAAATACTGAAAGTCAACCGCGTGCCCAGCCTATTGAAACGTATGGACATTTAACGATGGGGATGACTGCTGAAAACTTGGCGGTAAAATATTCGATTTCACGCACAGAGCAAGATGAATTTGCTTTGCGTAGTCAAGAAAATGCCAAGAGAGCGATTGATTCAGGCTATTTCTTAGATCAAATTGTGCCATTTGAAGTGAAGACAAAAAAGGAAATAATTGAATTTAAAGTGGATGAACATCCAAGAGAGACGAGTATGGAAAAACTTTCAAAGTTACAACCGGTATTTAAAAAGAATGGTACGGTTACGGCTGGTAATACAAGTGGACGGAATGATGGTGCAGGAGTTGTCTTATTAATGTCTGAAGATGCTGCTGCTCGCCATGGTAAAAAACCGAAGGCAAGAATTATCGCGCAAGCAGCGGCTGGTGTTTCGCCAGAAATTATGGGGATCGGTCCTGCACCTTCGACTCGTAAAGCATTACAGCAAGCAGGTTTATCATTGAATGATATCGGCTTAATCGAATTAAATGAAGCATTTGCTGCTCAAGCTTTGGCGGTTATTAAAGAATTGGACTTAAACATGGATCGGGTAAACGTCAACGGTGGTGCGATCGCTTTAGGGCATCCGCTTGGTGGTACAGGGGGCGTCTTAATGACAAAGCTGCTTCATGAAATGGAAAGACGTGGCGAGAAATACGGCTTAGTGACGTTCTGTATCGGTGGCGGCTTAGGGATTACAACAATCGTTGAAAACCTACAAGTTTAG
- a CDS encoding SDR family NAD(P)-dependent oxidoreductase translates to MGNLKNKVAIVTGAGRGIGREIALLLAKEGAKVVVNDLGGAADGNGNDTKIADEVVNEIRELGGEAIANYQSVSDFESASSIVEAALNQFNRLDIVVNNAGILRDRMIFKMSEEEWDAVISVHLKGTFNMTRAAAPIFKEQKSGRFINFTSTSGLIGNVGQANYAAAKLGIAGLTKATALDMARYHVTANAISPFAWSRLIGSIPTESDSEKARVDNLKKMSPAHIAPLVAFLASEEAADVSGQIFGVRGKEIIVFSQPRPVRSVYDAEGWSVDKLSAIKSSLQSSFTPLEVSADVFPYPPLV, encoded by the coding sequence ATGGGAAATTTAAAAAATAAAGTTGCCATTGTTACTGGAGCAGGTCGAGGGATTGGTAGAGAAATCGCTTTGTTACTAGCAAAAGAAGGCGCAAAAGTGGTTGTCAATGATTTAGGTGGCGCGGCAGATGGAAATGGAAATGATACAAAAATAGCGGATGAGGTTGTGAATGAAATAAGGGAACTTGGCGGGGAAGCGATTGCGAACTATCAATCAGTATCTGATTTTGAAAGTGCTTCAAGCATTGTCGAAGCAGCTCTCAATCAATTCAATCGGTTAGACATTGTTGTGAATAACGCGGGTATTTTAAGAGATCGAATGATTTTTAAAATGAGTGAAGAAGAGTGGGATGCCGTTATATCTGTCCATTTGAAAGGGACATTTAATATGACGAGAGCAGCTGCACCAATTTTTAAAGAACAAAAAAGTGGCCGTTTTATTAATTTCACTTCTACTTCGGGGTTAATCGGTAACGTTGGACAAGCGAATTATGCCGCTGCTAAATTAGGTATTGCTGGTTTGACGAAAGCGACTGCACTTGATATGGCACGTTATCATGTTACAGCAAATGCTATTTCACCATTTGCATGGAGTCGGTTAATTGGCTCTATTCCAACAGAAAGTGATAGTGAAAAGGCTCGTGTTGACAATTTAAAAAAGATGTCACCTGCCCATATCGCACCATTAGTAGCTTTTTTAGCATCTGAAGAAGCAGCGGACGTGTCTGGACAAATTTTTGGGGTTAGAGGAAAAGAAATTATTGTATTTTCTCAACCGCGCCCAGTTCGTTCTGTGTATGATGCGGAAGGCTGGTCTGTTGACAAACTTAGCGCGATCAAATCTTCCTTACAATCAAGCTTTACACCACTAGAAGTGAGTGCAGATGTATTTCCATATCCACCATTAGTATAA
- a CDS encoding acyl-CoA dehydrogenase family protein — translation MISTSVKEKAQFHDELRQSVRMVCSKFPDSYWRELDAKLAYPEEFVQEITKNGFLAALIPEQYGGSGLGITEASIILEEINRSGGNAGACHAQMYTMGTLLRHGSEKQKSEYLPKIADGSLRLQAFGVTEPNTGTDTTQLTTFAERKGDKYIVNGQKVFISRVAHSDLMILLVRTTPIEQVKKKTEGLSVLLVDLREAIDNGISVRPIRTMMNHATTELFIENLEVPVENLIGEEGKGFKYILDGMNAERVLIAAECIGDGRWFIERASNYAKDRVVFNRPIGQNQGVQFPIARAHVNIEAADLMRFKAAELFDTGQKCGAEANMSKLLAADASWEAANVALQTHGGFGFAEEYDIERKFKETRLYQVAPISTNLILSFVSEHVLGLPRSY, via the coding sequence ATGATTAGTACAAGTGTAAAAGAGAAGGCGCAATTTCATGATGAATTAAGACAAAGTGTGCGCATGGTTTGCAGTAAATTCCCGGATTCCTACTGGAGAGAGCTTGATGCGAAATTAGCATATCCAGAAGAATTTGTTCAAGAGATTACTAAAAATGGCTTTTTAGCAGCTCTTATTCCTGAACAATATGGTGGTTCGGGGCTTGGCATTACAGAAGCTTCTATTATATTAGAAGAAATTAATCGTTCAGGTGGAAATGCAGGTGCATGTCACGCTCAAATGTATACGATGGGCACATTACTTCGACATGGTAGCGAAAAGCAAAAATCAGAATACTTACCGAAAATTGCAGATGGCTCGCTTCGTCTACAGGCTTTTGGTGTAACGGAACCGAATACAGGAACAGACACGACACAATTAACAACGTTTGCTGAGCGAAAAGGCGACAAATATATCGTCAATGGTCAGAAGGTATTTATTTCACGAGTAGCGCATTCTGATCTAATGATTTTATTAGTTCGTACAACGCCAATTGAACAGGTGAAGAAAAAAACGGAAGGTCTCTCTGTTTTATTAGTAGATTTGAGAGAAGCAATTGATAACGGCATTTCAGTTCGCCCGATTCGAACAATGATGAATCATGCAACGACTGAATTGTTTATTGAAAATTTAGAAGTGCCTGTTGAAAATTTAATCGGTGAAGAAGGAAAGGGCTTTAAATATATTTTAGATGGTATGAATGCTGAACGTGTTTTAATCGCTGCTGAATGTATAGGGGACGGTCGTTGGTTTATTGAACGTGCGTCAAATTATGCGAAGGATAGAGTTGTTTTTAATCGACCAATTGGCCAAAATCAAGGGGTTCAATTTCCGATTGCACGAGCGCATGTCAATATAGAGGCGGCTGATTTGATGCGATTTAAAGCGGCGGAGCTATTTGATACAGGGCAAAAATGTGGAGCAGAAGCAAATATGTCTAAATTGCTAGCGGCAGATGCATCTTGGGAAGCGGCCAATGTTGCGCTACAAACGCATGGTGGATTTGGTTTTGCAGAAGAGTATGACATTGAAAGAAAGTTCAAAGAAACACGTTTATATCAAGTAGCGCCTATTTCAACGAACTTAATTTTGTCATTTGTTTCGGAGCATGTTTTAGGATTACCAAGATCTTATTAA
- a CDS encoding MFS transporter translates to MENTQPDKKWKLVFVVCFIGLVVDGMDLQFLSLTLPSLREEFDISATQAGIISTWSLIGMAIGGIGGGWLSDRFGRVRMATYMLVLFCLGTASLGLVQSYEQFIVVRFLSAIGIGAEYSIVTMLMAEYVPTKKRTTILGSLQAAYSVGFLIAALLAGYIIPEFGWRPLYFVSLFPVVLAIVMRRNIPEPQSWVKSRELAKKYPKQKKKNEWSIIIKDKKIRNIFIFWLLTSTFLQFGYYGVGTWLPSYIVEDLGFNFKTMTSYLIGSYTAMILGKILAGWLADRFGRKNIYIGAAIATALFLPIIYMYNTPGNIIILITLLGFFYGAQYGINSTYMSESFPTAIRGTAVGGAYNAGRFGAAISPVVIGMLAEFQSIGFGLAILGIAYAISGIIPALFIREKMYDPYKNIATEVEEGVNTAIISTNGVIKK, encoded by the coding sequence ATGGAAAATACTCAACCAGATAAAAAGTGGAAACTTGTATTTGTTGTCTGTTTTATTGGCTTGGTTGTTGATGGTATGGATTTACAATTTTTATCATTAACTCTGCCGTCTTTAAGAGAGGAATTCGATATCTCAGCAACTCAAGCAGGTATTATTAGCACATGGTCCTTAATAGGGATGGCTATTGGAGGGATTGGTGGAGGCTGGCTATCTGACCGTTTTGGACGAGTCCGAATGGCAACGTATATGTTAGTTCTCTTTTGTTTAGGAACTGCCTCACTTGGTTTAGTACAATCTTATGAACAATTTATTGTTGTTCGTTTTTTATCTGCAATCGGGATTGGTGCTGAATATTCAATAGTCACAATGCTAATGGCAGAATATGTACCAACAAAAAAGAGAACAACTATTTTAGGAAGTTTACAAGCAGCTTATTCTGTAGGTTTTTTAATAGCAGCTTTATTAGCTGGATATATCATTCCAGAATTTGGTTGGAGACCGTTATATTTTGTATCTCTTTTCCCTGTAGTGTTAGCAATTGTTATGAGAAGAAATATTCCAGAGCCACAATCGTGGGTTAAATCACGAGAATTAGCAAAAAAATACCCTAAGCAAAAGAAAAAGAATGAATGGTCTATTATAATAAAGGATAAAAAAATCAGAAATATATTTATATTTTGGTTATTAACATCAACATTCTTACAGTTTGGATATTACGGAGTTGGAACATGGCTTCCATCGTACATTGTGGAAGATTTAGGTTTTAACTTTAAAACAATGACAAGCTATTTAATAGGAAGCTATACTGCGATGATATTAGGAAAAATTTTAGCAGGTTGGTTAGCAGACCGTTTTGGACGAAAAAATATTTATATAGGTGCTGCCATAGCAACAGCCTTATTTTTACCGATTATCTATATGTATAACACTCCTGGAAATATCATTATATTAATTACGTTGTTAGGTTTCTTCTATGGGGCACAATATGGAATTAATTCAACATATATGAGTGAAAGCTTTCCAACTGCAATCAGAGGTACAGCAGTAGGAGGGGCTTATAACGCGGGTAGATTCGGCGCAGCAATTTCTCCTGTTGTTATTGGAATGCTTGCTGAATTTCAATCAATTGGTTTCGGCTTAGCAATTCTTGGTATTGCATATGCTATTTCTGGTATCATTCCAGCATTGTTTATTAGGGAAAAAATGTATGACCCTTATAAAAATATTGCAACTGAAGTAGAAGAAGGTGTAAACACTGCTATTATTTCTACTAATGGAGTTATAAAGAAATAA
- a CDS encoding enoyl-CoA hydratase/isomerase family protein: protein MAFVEYNRIGEDGTIAEIILNRPESRNAFNSEMATQILEIFQNIASSDVRVVLLTSSNSKSFCSGADLKERNNMTETEWKEQHKLFQTMFNTIKELKQPVIAVVDGYALAGGFEMILNCDMIVAAKTATFGLPEVTRGIMPGGGGTRLLAKGIGIQKAKEWVCTGKLVTAEEADRAGLLNYLVESDEIREIAIVLAERIANNAPLAVQNCKVAVEEMFGMPDHDARKIEIELYNRCINTEDRLEGVLAFVEKRTPQFSGK, encoded by the coding sequence ATGGCATTCGTTGAATATAATCGAATTGGTGAAGATGGTACAATCGCAGAAATTATACTTAATCGTCCAGAAAGTAGAAATGCTTTTAACTCAGAAATGGCAACACAAATTCTTGAGATCTTTCAAAATATAGCTAGTAGTGATGTAAGGGTCGTGCTCTTAACATCTTCTAATTCCAAATCATTTTGTTCGGGAGCAGATTTAAAAGAAAGAAACAATATGACAGAAACTGAATGGAAAGAACAACATAAGCTTTTTCAAACGATGTTTAACACGATCAAAGAGTTAAAGCAACCTGTAATCGCAGTAGTGGATGGGTATGCATTAGCTGGGGGATTCGAAATGATCTTAAATTGCGACATGATCGTGGCGGCTAAAACGGCTACTTTTGGATTACCAGAAGTAACACGTGGCATCATGCCAGGTGGTGGTGGCACGCGATTATTAGCAAAAGGAATTGGTATTCAAAAAGCAAAAGAATGGGTTTGTACGGGTAAGCTTGTGACAGCTGAAGAAGCAGACCGAGCTGGATTACTCAACTATCTTGTAGAATCAGATGAAATAAGAGAGATTGCTATAGTACTAGCTGAGAGGATTGCGAATAACGCTCCTTTAGCAGTTCAAAATTGTAAAGTGGCAGTTGAGGAAATGTTTGGGATGCCAGATCATGATGCTCGGAAAATAGAAATAGAATTATATAATCGCTGTATCAATACAGAAGATCGTTTAGAGGGCGTACTTGCATTTGTAGAAAAAAGAACACCACAATTTTCAGGGAAGTAA
- a CDS encoding hydroxymethylglutaryl-CoA lyase: MIFPKEIEIIEVGPRDGLQNEPKQISTEQKKQLISQLYAAGIERMETVSFVNPKLVPQMADSAEIAQFCNDLGLQYIALTPNVKAIDRAIEAKVPQIAVFVGASSTFNQKNINKTTSESLIECKPIFEKAKKEDIFIRAYVSMAFTCPYEGHVSFSDVVDVCKHFIELGADEIDIGDTNGKANPKMVYERFSRLKDLFPETTFVGHFHDTQKMALENVLAAMQAGVTKFDSSIGGLGGCPFSPGATGNVSTEELVRMLTEMGCQTNLDVDQLLKISPYAKSLSSRI, from the coding sequence TTGATTTTTCCAAAGGAAATTGAAATTATCGAAGTGGGACCTCGGGACGGTTTGCAAAATGAACCGAAGCAAATTTCTACGGAACAAAAAAAGCAGTTAATTTCTCAATTATATGCAGCGGGGATAGAAAGAATGGAAACCGTCTCATTTGTCAATCCAAAATTGGTCCCGCAAATGGCTGATAGTGCGGAAATAGCGCAATTTTGTAATGATCTCGGGCTTCAATATATTGCATTAACGCCGAACGTGAAAGCGATTGACCGAGCGATTGAGGCAAAGGTTCCGCAAATTGCTGTTTTCGTCGGAGCGAGCTCAACATTTAATCAAAAAAATATTAATAAAACGACATCCGAATCACTTATTGAATGTAAGCCTATATTTGAAAAAGCGAAAAAAGAAGATATTTTTATTCGTGCCTATGTTTCGATGGCCTTTACTTGTCCGTACGAAGGGCATGTCAGCTTTTCAGATGTAGTGGATGTGTGTAAGCATTTTATTGAACTAGGTGCCGATGAAATTGACATCGGTGATACGAATGGGAAGGCAAATCCGAAAATGGTTTATGAGCGTTTTTCGAGATTAAAAGATTTGTTTCCTGAGACGACGTTTGTTGGTCATTTTCATGATACTCAAAAGATGGCGTTAGAGAATGTGCTTGCTGCTATGCAAGCGGGTGTCACAAAATTTGATAGTTCGATCGGTGGATTAGGAGGGTGTCCATTTTCTCCAGGAGCTACCGGAAATGTTTCAACAGAAGAGTTAGTGAGGATGCTAACAGAAATGGGCTGTCAAACAAATTTGGATGTCGATCAGTTACTCAAAATCAGTCCATATGCTAAAAGTCTTTCAAGCCGAATCTAA
- a CDS encoding CaiB/BaiF CoA transferase family protein, translating into MGALTGVKVLDLSRLLPGPYCSLMMADYGAEVIKIEEPGQGDYIRWRKPAIESIGARHLTVNRNKKSIEINLKTDEGKEIFKQLAVDADVILESFRPGVMDRLGIGYEEISKINKGIVYCSLTGYGQTGPYRNTPGHDINYIGYSGVLGLIGEKDGKPIVPGVQIADLGGGALMALSGIMMALFHKEKTGDGQYIDVSMLDGAVTWLYASLSDYFASGQIPERGSNRLDGHFAFYNIYETKDHKYLAIGAAELKFWTKICEIIEKPEWIELHEGAEEVQDYLKKELSTLFIQKNQKDWLDMLETEETCVGPVYSVDEMMNDPQIMDRKLLTEMEHPTAGIIKQIGFPIKFSHTPGEIYTHAPLLGEHTDEILLGLGFSTNRIEELKNRGVIGSQTSNAI; encoded by the coding sequence GTGGGTGCATTAACAGGTGTAAAAGTTTTGGATTTATCTCGACTGCTACCGGGTCCATATTGCTCTTTAATGATGGCGGACTATGGGGCAGAAGTAATTAAAATAGAAGAGCCGGGCCAAGGGGATTATATAAGATGGCGTAAACCCGCGATTGAAAGCATAGGAGCGCGGCATTTAACAGTAAATAGAAATAAAAAAAGTATCGAAATAAATTTAAAAACGGACGAAGGAAAAGAGATATTTAAACAGCTCGCTGTAGATGCTGATGTCATATTGGAAAGCTTTCGTCCAGGGGTAATGGATCGACTTGGGATTGGTTATGAAGAAATATCCAAAATTAACAAAGGCATCGTTTATTGTTCTTTAACGGGATATGGTCAGACGGGTCCTTATCGAAATACGCCTGGTCACGATATTAATTATATTGGATATAGTGGGGTTTTAGGTCTTATTGGAGAAAAAGATGGTAAGCCGATCGTTCCGGGTGTTCAAATTGCTGATCTTGGCGGTGGTGCATTAATGGCTTTGTCAGGTATTATGATGGCTCTTTTCCATAAAGAAAAAACAGGTGATGGGCAATATATCGACGTTTCCATGCTAGACGGAGCAGTAACATGGCTATATGCTTCTTTATCGGATTACTTCGCTTCTGGACAAATTCCGGAAAGAGGAAGCAATCGTTTGGATGGTCACTTTGCCTTTTACAATATTTATGAAACAAAGGATCACAAATATTTAGCAATTGGCGCGGCTGAGCTGAAGTTCTGGACGAAAATTTGTGAAATTATCGAAAAACCTGAATGGATTGAGCTTCATGAAGGGGCAGAGGAAGTGCAAGATTATTTAAAGAAAGAATTAAGTACGCTCTTTATCCAAAAGAATCAAAAGGATTGGCTTGATATGCTCGAAACAGAAGAGACATGTGTTGGTCCAGTATATAGCGTTGATGAAATGATGAATGATCCACAAATAATGGATCGAAAATTATTGACTGAAATGGAGCATCCAACAGCGGGAATCATTAAACAAATTGGCTTCCCAATCAAATTTTCACATACGCCAGGTGAGATTTATACGCATGCCCCTCTATTAGGTGAGCATACGGATGAAATATTACTAGGGTTAGGTTTTTCTACAAATCGGATTGAAGAACTTAAAAATCGTGGCGTGATTGGTAGTCAAACGTCCAATGCGATTTGA
- a CDS encoding acetyl-CoA hydrolase/transferase family protein has product MNDWLTLYREKKVSLETAVATIQSEHNIFLAPFCNEPQTLVSELIQQRERLKGATLYNVIVGSPSLYAVSDNYKYFKIRSFLSSSKLKKAFLEGDCDYIPLNLSEIPEWISHGKMDVAMIQVTPPNKAGFCNLGISVDVVPSLVKHATVVIAEVNEDLPWTNGETQIHVSNIDYFVESKQPLLSIPNEKPNDTELKIGHYVAELIPDYATIQLGVGKVANSIMLALKDKRGLGIHSGSIIDAVIDLIEMGVITNERKEIDTYQTVCTALTGSDKLYRYCHENEGIQLLPADYTHNAAVISKISNFYAINSSLEVDIFGQINAEQVSSYPVAGVGGQMDFIQGAKLSQGGKSIIALPSTAKQGLESRIKAKIPYVTSVKSDIDYVVTEYGIASLHGKSLKERAKQLIAIAHPDFREELSESLF; this is encoded by the coding sequence ATGAATGATTGGTTAACTCTTTATCGAGAGAAAAAAGTGAGTCTAGAAACAGCGGTCGCTACGATACAATCTGAGCATAACATTTTTCTAGCACCATTTTGTAATGAACCACAAACGTTAGTAAGTGAGTTAATCCAGCAAAGAGAGCGTTTAAAGGGTGCTACGCTTTACAATGTGATCGTTGGTAGTCCGAGTTTGTATGCTGTTTCGGATAATTATAAATATTTTAAAATCCGTAGTTTTCTGAGTTCCTCTAAATTAAAAAAAGCATTTCTTGAAGGGGACTGTGATTATATTCCATTAAATTTATCAGAAATTCCTGAATGGATTAGCCACGGGAAAATGGATGTAGCAATGATTCAAGTCACACCTCCGAATAAAGCTGGTTTTTGTAATCTAGGAATTTCAGTAGATGTCGTTCCATCACTAGTAAAACATGCAACCGTTGTCATTGCAGAAGTAAACGAGGATCTTCCTTGGACGAATGGTGAAACGCAAATTCATGTATCCAATATCGATTATTTTGTAGAATCGAAGCAGCCATTGTTATCAATCCCTAATGAAAAACCTAATGATACAGAATTGAAGATTGGTCACTACGTTGCTGAATTAATACCCGATTATGCAACGATTCAATTGGGTGTCGGTAAAGTAGCCAATAGTATAATGCTCGCTTTAAAAGACAAAAGAGGGCTTGGCATTCATTCGGGTTCAATTATTGATGCTGTAATTGATTTGATCGAAATGGGAGTTATTACAAATGAGCGGAAGGAAATCGATACTTATCAAACAGTATGTACAGCATTAACCGGCTCTGATAAATTGTATCGTTATTGCCATGAAAATGAGGGAATTCAACTATTACCTGCGGATTATACGCATAATGCAGCAGTAATTTCAAAGATAAGTAATTTTTATGCGATTAATTCGTCGCTAGAGGTCGATATTTTTGGTCAAATCAATGCAGAGCAAGTAAGTAGTTACCCAGTTGCTGGAGTAGGGGGGCAAATGGATTTCATACAAGGCGCGAAGCTATCACAAGGTGGGAAGTCGATTATTGCGCTTCCTTCAACTGCTAAACAGGGATTGGAATCACGCATTAAAGCTAAAATTCCCTATGTAACGTCTGTTAAATCAGATATTGACTATGTTGTAACAGAGTATGGTATTGCGTCGTTACATGGAAAATCATTAAAGGAACGTGCAAAACAATTAATTGCGATCGCACATCCAGATTTTCGCGAGGAATTATCTGAATCCTTATTTTAA
- a CDS encoding MaoC/PaaZ C-terminal domain-containing protein: protein MGVLFFEDFEVGSVLETPARTITESDVLAFAGLSGDYNALHTDIETCKNTKFGQRIAHGLLGISIATGLTSRLGIFEGSAVALLGINNWKFLNPIFFGDTIHVRLTITDKRLSKSNPDTGVLSRSYEIVNQRGEVVQKGEMPVMIRTKNSVTSGAI from the coding sequence ATGGGCGTTTTATTTTTTGAAGATTTTGAAGTAGGTAGTGTATTAGAAACACCGGCACGTACGATTACAGAAAGTGATGTATTAGCGTTTGCTGGTTTATCTGGTGATTATAATGCGCTTCACACAGACATTGAAACATGTAAAAATACAAAGTTTGGACAAAGAATTGCTCACGGTTTATTAGGGATTTCCATTGCAACAGGTTTAACAAGTAGATTAGGAATTTTTGAAGGGTCCGCTGTTGCCCTGTTAGGTATTAATAATTGGAAGTTTTTAAATCCAATATTTTTTGGAGATACAATTCATGTTCGTTTAACGATTACAGATAAACGCCTGTCAAAATCTAATCCGGATACGGGTGTGCTTTCGAGGTCCTACGAAATTGTAAATCAAAGAGGCGAAGTTGTTCAAAAAGGTGAAATGCCGGTAATGATTCGAACGAAAAATTCAGTGACAAGTGGAGCAATTTGA